Within the Leptospira ryugenii genome, the region AGGTGCTCTGCAATCTTGAAAGAAACTGACCTAAATGAAATTTTCCGCGTCGAGCCTTATCTGGAGAGGATACCTTTGATATTTGAAAGACTAGGCATCACTTAAGATTCAATCCGGTTTTTAAGCCAGGTATTCATATCTTTGGCCATCGCTTCACTAATACGATGGTCAATCTGGTACTCTTTGTAAAGCAAGGATTTAAGCTTATCTTCAAAAAAGGCCTTAGCCATCTTAGCATTTTCTACGGAAATTACTTTGTCTTTTGTTCCATGTGAAATTAAGGCGTTTATCTTTTTTAATGAGTCTGGAGTTTCGAATTTCTTTTTTGATTCATCTAACAAACGACCTGAGAATGCCAAAAAACCTCCTATGTGAGTCGGATGTTCTATTGTATAGGAATAGGTCATTACTGCACCTTGGCTAAAGCCACCAACAAACGTATATTTTGCACTCGTATTATATTCTTTCTGGAAATTCAGAATACTTGAATGTATCGCGTCTAAACTCTTTTCTTGCTGTTCCACATTGATGATCGTTTTTCCCATTTCTTGTCTCAGCTCATACCATGCAAATTGACTTGGAGAAAATGACAGCGGTCCACGTAGCGAAATGATTCGAAATTCATTTGGTATGTCATTTGCCAGACTCAAAAGATCTTCTTCGTTGCTCCCAATGCCGTGCATTAGAACCAACATTGGATTGTTTGGATGGGAATTTTCAGGATGTATGATTTTGTGATATAGAGCCTTAGGCATAATGGGTCGTAAATAAAACTGAGGTCATCGTCAAGGCACCGCCCACAGGGGCATCATTAAAAAAAACAATCTGATCCGACTCGAGC harbors:
- a CDS encoding alpha/beta hydrolase, which codes for MPKALYHKIIHPENSHPNNPMLVLMHGIGSNEEDLLSLANDIPNEFRIISLRGPLSFSPSQFAWYELRQEMGKTIINVEQQEKSLDAIHSSILNFQKEYNTSAKYTFVGGFSQGAVMTYSYTIEHPTHIGGFLAFSGRLLDESKKKFETPDSLKKINALISHGTKDKVISVENAKMAKAFFEDKLKSLLYKEYQIDHRISEAMAKDMNTWLKNRIES